A section of the Oryza sativa Japonica Group chromosome 1, ASM3414082v1 genome encodes:
- the LOC112937837 gene encoding uncharacterized protein has protein sequence MVHDDGSVVDKIDIEEMLRHAEPEVLMGSARGLNNFDALQKAAKEVLYDESKGCDSEFTTLRKEYASLDECPTCAASRYKSNSNTGLEPSGRTEGTQRKIPQLVMWYLPVKDRIKRIYSNPRDVELMRWHEEGHKKDGIIRHPADARQWINFDAQYREFAKDPRNIRFALSTDGVNPFGDMSSSHSTWPGPCQPGIDIDVFLEPLLEDMADLWKEGLKVWDEYLREYFTVKVIIFVTINDYPAMFSVLGQIKGKTGCVICLNGMYYTYLPGSNKFVYMWHRQFLRTNHRYRKMKAEFDGTEETDPAPKPTSGEKVCAMIEKIVCEFGKVTKKPSKGTKRKKPEKTKKPEDSKKQDDSTKLDDKLPPPFKKHSIFFKYLSYWKDLEVRHAIDIMHLEKNVFDNIVGTLLDMPKKTKDGLQSRMDLVEMGIREELHPQEGEKNGKVYLPPTCFTLTPEEKSFCKSLHDVRVPIGFSSNISRLVSMKDLSVSGYNSHDYHVFLNVFLAIAIRAIKPEHLKVAITRLCYFLNALSQKMVALGPLYLHQMWSYERYMAVLKGYVRNRAHPEGSMVEGYSTEEVVEYCIDYLKDGYVIGVPVHRHEGRLSGRGTIGKKRFVTHDHKSFQEAHFSVLHQFAIVEPYIDQHIELIRANNKSHTTEWIMKEHKRLFIDWLRDLDLPEGQTTDEITIKRLACGPSTIVNSWQGYDINGYSFSTRARDNKTCTQNSGVRVEAIDEAEEKQSYFGFSEEIWEIDYGHTMQFPIFKCQWVKYPNGVNVDKFSLTVVDLASVGHKDDPWVLANRVAQVFYVKDPSNLKKDIVQPGKQKILGVDRVEDVEDYNQYDSMPLYSQFVQKIKNVETSTQKTVKPYMRTDGVGKNVKG, from the exons ATGGTGCACGATGATGGTTCTGTTGTTGACAAAATCGATATAGAGGAAATGTTACGTCATGCAGAACCCGAGGTGCTGATGGGGTCGGCTAGAGGTTTAAATAATTTTGATGCTTTACAGAAGGCAGCTAAGGAAGTTCTGTACGATGAGTCGAAGGGCTGTGACAGCGAGTTCACAACACTACG GAAAGAGTACGCTTCTTTAGATGAATGCCCAACATGCGCTGCTAGCCGGTATAAATCGAATAGCAATACTGGCCTAGAACCGTCTGGCAGAACTGAGGGAACTCAGAGAAAAATCCCGCAgcttgtgatgtggtaccttcctGTCAAAGACCGCATTAAACGGATATACTCAAATCCGCGAGATGTGGAACTAATGCGTTGGCATGAAGAAGGACACAAGAAGGATGGGATTATTCGACACCCGGCAGATGCTCGTCAGTGGATAAACTTTGATGCTCAGTATAGAGAGTTTGCTAAGGACCCACGGAACATTAGGTTTGCCCTGAGTACTGATGGagttaatccttttggagacatgagcagCTCACATAGTACTTGGCCA GGACCCTGTCAGCCTGGTATTGATATTGACGTATTTCTTGAACCATTGTTGGAAGATATGGCAGATTTATGGAAGGAGGGATTGAAAGTGTGGGACGAGTACTTAAGAGAATACTTCACAGTGAAGGTCATCATCTTTGTGACCATTAACGATTATCCAGCAATGTTTTCAGTTTTAGGTCAAATTAAAGGTAAAACAGGATGTGTGATCTGCTTGAATGGAATGTACTATACGTATCTCCCGGGTTCCAACAAGTTTGTGTACATGTGGCACCGGCAGTTCCTACGCACAAATCACAGGTACCGCAAGATGAAGGCGGAGTTCGATGGCACTGAAGAGACTGATCCTGCACCAAAACCTACATCTGGAGAAAAAGTGTGTGCAATGATAGAGAAAATTGTTTGCGAATTTGGAAAAGTGACTAAGAAACCATCAAAGGGGACAAAGCGCAAGAAACCCGAGAAGACTAAGAAACCAGAGGATAGTAAGAAGCAAGATGATAGTACGAAGCTAGATGATAAACTCCCTCCCCCATTCAAGAAGCATTCCATATTCTTTAAGTACCTCTCGTACTGGAAAGATCTGGAGGTTCGGCATGCCATAGACATCATGCAtctagagaagaatgtgtttgacaacatagttggaacattgttggacatgccgAAGAAGACTAAAGATGGTCTGCAATCACGGATGGACCTAGTCGAGATGGGAATCAGGGAAGAGTTACACCCTCaggaaggagagaagaatggCAAAGTATATCTTCCACCAACCTGTTTCACACTGACTCCTGAGGAGAAGTCATTTTGCAAATCACTCCACGATGTCAGAGTGCCCATAGGTTTCTCATCAAACATCAGTCGACTTGTTTCCATGAAAGATTTATCGGTATCTGGTTATAATTCACATGACTATCATGTCTTCCTCAACGTGTTTCTTGCAATTGCAATAAGGGCCATAAAACCGGAACATTTAAAGGTTGCTATCACaaggttgtgctactttttGAACGCACTGTCACAGAAG ATGGTTGCACTTGGCCCATTGTacctccatcaaatgtggtcatACGAGCGTTACATGGCGGTTTTGAAGGGTTACGTCCGAAATCGTGCACATCCAGAGGGATCAATGGTTGAGGGTTATAGTACTGAAGAGGTTGTCGAGTACTGTATCGATTACCTCAAAGATGGATATGTAATTGGAGTACCTGTGCACCGACACGAGGGCAGATTGAGTGGCAGGGGAACGATAGGAAAGAAGAGATTCGTCACCCATGATCACAAATCATTCCAAGAAGCTCACTTCAGTGTGCTTCATCAGTTTGCTATCGTTGAGCCTTACATCGATCAACATATCGAATTAATACGAGCTAACAATAAGAGTCACACCACCGAGTGGATAATGAAAGAACACAAGCGTCTCTTCATAGATTGGTTGCGAGACCTAGACTTACCTGAGGGACAAACTACCGATGAAATAACTATAAAGCGGTTGGCTTGTGGTCCATCAACTATAGTAAATTCTTGGCAGGGATATGACATTAATGGATACTCGTTTAGTACAAGAGCCCGAGATAATAAGACCTGTACGCAAAACAGCGGTGTCCGTGTGGAGGCAATTGATGAAGCCGAGGAAAAACAATCATACTTCGGGTTTAGTGAAGAAATATGGGAAATCGACTATGGGCACACAATGCAATTCCCCATATTTAAGTGCCAGTGGGTAAAATACCCGAACGGGGTCAATGTTGATAAGTTCAGTCTTACTGTTGTTGACCTTGCGAGTGTGGGTCACAAGGATGACCCTTGGGTACTTGCCAATCGCGTGGCacaagtgttttatgtgaaagacccttcaaatttgaagaaagatATAGTGCAACCAGGGAAACAAAAGATATTGGGAGTGGATAGGGTTGAAGATGTCGAAGATTACAATCAATACGATAGTATGCCACTTTATAGTCAGTTTGTACAGAAGATTAAGAATGTTGAGACATCTACTCAGAAGACTGTGAAGCCTTACATGCGCACGGACGGTGTGGGAAAAAATGTTAAAGGGTAG